A region of Panicum virgatum strain AP13 chromosome 8N, P.virgatum_v5, whole genome shotgun sequence DNA encodes the following proteins:
- the LOC120685524 gene encoding formin-like protein 5 yields MTLSPPGLAPFFLACVHPPPSPNRSQSRRNPRNPPAMKAANPNPKHKPMPPPAAPAAAPNPHAASSRASSSSSSAADPNNKRPHPGDAAATATSGAAPAPLDPAPNLNGEAGRSPLLPAPHPQAHRPLGAPPLPPPPPPPVPQPLSRPLLTVAAVEAVMEAIPPPPPYGLEDLDRRTVTLSDGTVRTYFVLPHEPPPQLRQPPPPIPAHLLAPPPPPPPLFQPRPLFERWAPPPPPMPALLPTAGLLPMPAPKRKWEDQANGGGAPGQSSGRQQQQKAEGRAVKQMKVEETGVDPKALKSSFLKMVKLMNENEADKKNYRANGKLSQLKCPVCQRDSVDLHALLNHAYHAKNAEHRADHLGFHKALCVLMGWNYSVSPVFKTAYQALSTADAEANQGDLILWPPTVIIENTYKSKNDGQKDVMSNKELESKLREMGFADVDVQPLPGKDGHRSMQAKFPASLDGLNKASQLVELFERQGHGRATWARIRSIAPTADGGNNPMLVKVDGKGERTWVLYGYLATAWDLDMLDPESKQNVTVKSKKELDLD; encoded by the exons ATGACACTTTCCCCACCCGGACTCGCCCCCTTCTTTCTCGCATGCGTCCACCCTCCGCCGTCCCCAAATCGGAGTCAATCCCGGCGAAACCCTAGAAATCCTCCCGCCATGAAGGCCGCCAACCCTAACCCGAAGCACAAGCCAATGCCTCCACccgcggcgccagcggcggcgcccaacccgcacgccgcctcctccagggcgtcctcctcctcctcgtctgcTGCCGACCCCAACAACAAGCGCCCCCAccccggcgacgccgccgccaccgccaccagtGGTGCGGCGCCCGCGCCCCTGGACCCTGCCCCGAACCTCAacggggaggccggccggtccCCTCTGCTCCCCGCGCCGCACCCGCAGGCGCACCGACCCCTGggcgcaccgccgctgccgccgccgccgccgccgcccgtgccccAGCCCCTGTCGCGGCCGCTGCTCACCGTGGCCGCGGTGGAGGCCGTGATGGAggccatcccgccgccgccgccgtacgggCTGGAGGACCTCGACCGCCGCACCGTCACGCTCTCCGACGGCACCGTGCGCACCTACTTCGTGCTCCCgcacgagccgccgccgcagctgcgccagccgccgcccccgATACCGGCGCACCTCttggccccaccgccgccgccgcctccgctatTCCAGCCGCGCCCGCTCTTCGAGCGGtgggctccgcctccgccgcccatGCCCGCGCTCCTGCCCACTGCTGGGTTGCTTCCCATGCCGGCCCCGAAGCGGAAGTGGGAGGATCAGGCCAATGGTGGCGGCGCGCCTGGGCAATCCTCCggacgacagcagcagcagaaggctGAGGGGCGGGCCGTGAAGCAGATGAAGGTGGAAGAGACGGGGGTGGACCCCAAGGCGCTGAAGAGCTCCTTTCTTAAGATGGTGAAGCTGATGAATGAGAATGAAGCAGATAAGAAAAATTACCGGGCCAATGGGAAGCTTTCCCAGCTGAAGTGCCCTGTCTGCCAAAG GGATTCTGTAGATTTGCATGCGCTCCTCAATCATGCATACCATGCAAAGAATGCGGAGCATCGTGCTGATCACTTAGGGTTTCACAAAGCCCTATGTGTTCTTATGGGTTGGAATTACTCCGTATCCCCTGTTTTCAAAACCGCTTACCAAGCATTATCTACTGCCGACGCTgaagccaatcaaggagatctTATCTTATGGCCTCCAACAGTGATAATTGAAAACACATACAAGTCAAAGAACGACGGGCAAAAGGATGTCATGAGTAATAAAGAGCTGGAGAGCAAGCTGAGAG AAATGGGCTTTGCCGATGTCGATGTGCAGCCACTGCCTGGGAAGGATGGGCACAGGTCCATGCAAGCAAAGTTTCCAGCTAGCCTCGACGGTCTCAACAAAGCATCGCAGCTTGTTGAGTTATTCGAGCGCCAAGGCCACGGGCGGGCAACTTGGGCTCGCATCCGTAGCATCGCCCCCACCGCCGATGGGGGCAACAACCCCATGCTGGTGAAGGTAGATGGCAAGGGGGAGCGGACATGGGTCCTCTATGGCTACTTGGCCACGGCATGGGACCTGGACATGCTTGACCCCGAGTCAAAGCAGAATGTGACTGTGAAGAGCAAAAAGGAGCTCGATTTAGACTAG
- the LOC120686576 gene encoding putative H/ACA ribonucleoprotein complex subunit 1-like protein 1 — MRPPRGRGGGGRFGGGGGRGGGGGRFGGGGGRFGGGRGGGGGFRDEGPPAEVVEVSTFLHACEGDAVTKLTNEKVPYFNAPIYLQNKTQIGKVDEIFGPINESYFSVKMMEGIIATSYKEGDKFYIDPMKLLPLSRFLPQPKGQSQGAPRGGGRGGRGGGRGRGGSFRGGRGPPRGRGGPPRGGGRGGFRGRGRF; from the exons ATGCGGCCACCGagagggcgcggcggaggcggccgcttcggcggcggcggcggccgtggcggcggcgggggccggttcggcggcggtggcggccgcttcggcggtgggcgcggcggcggcggcgggttccgCGACGAGGGCCCGCCCGCCGAGGTCGTCG AGGTGTCGACGTTCCTGCACGCGTGCGAGGGGGACGCGGTGACGAAGCTCACGAACGAGAAGGTGCCCTACTTCAACGCGCCCATCTACCTCCAGAACAAGACCCAGATCGGCAAGGTCGACGAGATCTTCGGCCCCATCAACGAATCG TATTTCTCTGTAAAGATGATGGAAGGGATCATTGCAACCTCCTACAAGGAAGGCGACAAGTTCTACATCGACCCCATGAAATTGTTGCCCCTCTCGCGCTTCCTGCCACAGCCAAA GGGGCAATCTCAAGGAGCACCGAGAGGTGGTGGCCGTGGTGGAAGAGGTGGTGGCCGAGGCCGGGGTGGTTCATTCCGTGGTGGAAGAGGACCACCGAGGGGGCGTGGTGGGCCTCCAAGGGGTGGAGGGCGTGGCGGCTTTAGAGGCCGAGGCAGATTCTAG
- the LOC120684351 gene encoding pumilio homolog 12-like: MEESQGSQEASGFRAFGNGISGAAQESAGDRELHNNVGIASQAAGTYLNGRRLFPSEFAMYGSSEAGSNQHFQGFSHSGSLYDEQSLTSAFEGMTLGFKTRADDPPTSHHNVALTNGHHPSGHVDFTPNQQHVPATRQDDSLPLQFSVAHAKQKSDVEHQEQGYGFPAHLGKLSRTSGLQSLNSNFGVPYHPSTASASPFQQQCYVDEQSQMYRPHDQNVSSNFVWPHGVQPYSVVQPHYLCPQMQQVSGFDVYQHRSNEHAAVCNPANVPSSHIGTPNSLGLENGYPYFNVAASQNRNNWLNNAFTDSLPSTSYNDSSSGSGDFRHYQQAEKYFHPCGQGFSHHQQTDNLAHPYRLGFSHHQTSGRFNTGSYPESFLRSHDVGNSIRAIKFAPSVNGSADMDHRTNGYGHDHLGIQSNNSMLQLFSSKTEPTVDEVVGRICILAKEQKNFHFLMKILTEGTQEDADKVFYGIIDHIGELMVDPVANYLVQNILGNNDRRMRIIYEITKAPAELIKICCNAHGTRVMQKVIETIATPEPASMLVTEAASMVVTALSHGTIRLMTDPNAYHVMSLCLDTLLPEHKAFIIEAAASRYLQLARDRHGCCVLQKCIEHSNDEQRNDLLSKITSSALRLSEDQYGNYVIQFILGLKIQWATARVVDELAGHVGNLSMQKCGSHVVEHCLSQSPQLMCDRIINELMNDPKLPQIIIDQYGNFVIQTALKQCQGEQYVAFVEAIRPYIATLQSNMYGKRVLSRTYLKKKHYRFGFC, translated from the exons ATGGAGGAATCACAAGGTAGTCAGGAAGCTTCAGGGTTCAGAGCTTTCGGCAACGGAATCTCTGGTGCTGCTCAGGAGAGTGCTGGTGACAGGGAGCTCCACAACAATGTGGGGATTGCTTCTCAGGCTGCAGGGACTTATCTGAATGGTAGAAGGTTGTTCCCTTCTGAGTTTGCCATGTATGGCTCATCCGAGGCTGGAAGCAATCAGCATTTTCAGGGGTTCTCTCACAGTGGCAGTCTGTATGATGAGCAGTCCCTCACATCTGCATTTGAGGGCATGACTCTCGGTTTCAAGACCCGTGCAGATGATCCGCCTACCAGCCATCACAATGTGGCACTGACAAACGGACACCATCCATCTGGACATGTGGATTTTACTCCAAACCAGCAACACGTGCCTGCAACACGCCAAGATGATTCCCTGCCTCTACAGTTTAGTGTAGCACATGCCAAGCAAAAGTCTGACGTTGAACACCAAGAACAAGGTTATGGGTTTCCAGCGCACTTGGGGAAACTTTCAAGAACCTCTGGGCTGCAAAGCTTGAATAGCAATTTTGGTGTTCCTTACCACCCATCAACTGCATCTGCTTCACCCTTCCAGCAACAATGTTATGTTGATGAGCAATCTCAGATGTACAGGCCACATGATCAGAATGTTAGCTCAAACTTCGTATGGCCACATGGCGTACAACCATACTCTGTTGTGCAACCACATTATCTCTGTCCACAAATGCAACAAGTTTCTGGTTTTGATGTTTATCAACATAGAAGCAATGAGCATGCTGCAGTTTGCAATCCTGCAAATGTCCCATCCTCGCATATTGGAACGCCAAATTCTCTTGGACTGGAAAATGGGTATCCTTACTTCAATGTTGCTGCTTCTCAGAACAGAAATAACTGGCTGAATAATGCATTCACAGACAGCTTACCCAGTACATCTTACAATGACAGTTCAAGTGGCAGCGGTGATTTTCGCCATTATCAGCAAGCTGAAAAGTATTTCCATCCATGTGGACAAGGTTTTTCGCATCATCAGCAAACAGATAACCTTGCTCATCCATATAGACTAGGTTTCTCACATCATCAGACATCTGGTAGATTCAACACAGGCAGTTATCCAGAAAGCTTCCTGAGGAGTCATGATGTTGGAAATTCAATTAGAGCTATCAAGTTTGCTCCCTCAGTTAATGGCAGTGCTGATATGGACCACAGGACTAATGGCTATGGTCATGACCACCTTGGCATTCAGAGTAATAATTCCATGCTCCAGTTATTTTCATCAAAAACTGAGCCGACAGTTGATGAAGTTGTTGGAAGAATATGTATCCTAGCTAAGGAGCAGAAAAACTTCCACTTTCTGATGAAAATATTAACAGAAGGCACTCAAGAGGATGCTGATAAAGTCTTTTATGGAATAATTGATCATATTGGCGAGCTTATGGTGGATCCAGTTGCCAACTATTTGGTGCAGAATATTCTTGGAAACAATGATCGAAGGATGCGCATAATTTATGAAATCACCAAAGCACCTGCAGAGCTTATTAAAATTTGTTGCAACGCCCATGG GACTCGTGTAATGCAAAAGGTCATCGAGACTATAGCTACCCCAGAGCCGGCTTCGATGCTTGTGACAGAGGCGGCTTCGATGGTTGTGACTGCGTTGAGCCACGGAACAATTCGTTTGATGACAGATCCTAATGCATACCATGTTATGAGCCTCTGCTTGGATACATTATTACCTGAACACAAGGCG TTCATTATTGAGGCCGCTGCATCACGCTATCTTCAACTAGCAAGGGATCGTCATGGCTGTTGTGTCCTTCAGAAATGTATTGAACATTCAAATGATGAACAGAGGAATGATTTGTTGAGCAAGATTACATCCAGTGCCCTTAGGCTTTCAGAAGATCAGTATGG GAACTATGTTATTCAGTTTATTCTTGGCCTCAAAATTCAATGGGCAACAGCCAGAGTAGTGGATGAGCTGGCGGGTCATGTTGGAAATCTGTCCATGCAAAAATGTGGTAGCCACGTTGTGGAGCATTGCCTTAGTCAGTCACCACAGCTGATGTGTGATAGGATCATCAACGAACTCATGAATGACCCTAAATTGCCTCAGATCATAATTGATCAGTATGGGAACTTTGTGATTCAAACAGCACTTAAACAGTGCCAG GGTGAACAATATGTTGCCTTTGTCGAAGCTATCAGACCGTACATTGCTACACTGCAGAGCAACATGTATGGGAAGAGGGTTCTCTCAAGGACATACTTGAAGAAAAAGCACTACCGCTTTGGCTTCTGTTAA
- the LOC120686360 gene encoding protein SINE1-like, translating into MGRSLSPLLRQELDNLDKDADSRRDAMKALKSYARHLDSKSIPQFLAEVSDTAAAGGGGGGGAAAGLPAGEFTISLYEVLARVHGRNIVPQIGNIMATIMGTLSSSGGSFPLHQACSKVVPAIARYGIDLAAPDAEKAGIIASLCKPLCGALMGSQDGAASGAALCLKALVESTNWRYASGEMVNEVCLKVAGAMHDKATRSNAHMGLAMALVKHNGLIAEAYARSIVRSGLQILDGDTAESSSQKRLSAIQMINFFMKFVDPRCLSSELGKVIDVMEQCQNDCMPFVRGAAFEASQSAKRIAAQKGSRHEVGTSPMIGSNFHKRRAKSPCRSLWSAEGSPASSTVAASPVQFRSPESHVVDSSIMNGSTITESPVSVGQSSCNFDQSRRTNRRLWNNDGVDVSLKDGLFIQLCSNSKDYEDDLGEVCDSEVTDANFECTDTFAGFVSPSPNGTISRDRTPSPKAYDKPISIDDVKLYSTPRKLLRSLQRSYDSDSASHDEHSTAKHNSSSSSDEELGETSEVVPSLHLDNKTVEMKDETETIDMQNSNGRTETLSNEDESGLSAIEAENTSCKAAPEIERKENDVCITSSRRKTRTYRTKFTFLLSMIVIVLAVIAVLIRIDSYDDSVGLVPT; encoded by the exons atGGGCCGGAGCCTGAGCCCGCTGCTCCGGCAGGAGCTGGACAACCTCGACAAGGACGCCGATAGCCGCCGCGACGCCATGAAGGCGCTCAAGTCCTACGCCAGGCACCTCGACTCCAAGTCCATCCCGCAGTTCCTCGCCGAGGTCTCCGacaccgctgccgccggcggaggcggaggcggcggcgccgccgccggcctccccgcCGGCGAGTTCACCATCTCGCTCTACGAGGTCCTGGCCCGGGTGCACGGCCGCAACATCGTGCCGCAGATCGGCAACATCATGGCCACCATCATGGGCACGCTCTCCTCCAGCGGGGGCTCCTTCCCGCTCCACCAGGCGTGCTCCAAGGTGGTGCCCGCCATCGCGCGCTACGGCATCGACCTGGCCGCGCCCGacgcggagaaggccggcatCATCGCCTCCCTCTGCAAGCCGCTCTGCGGCGCGCTGATGGGGAGTCAGGATGGCGCCGCGTCGGGCGCGGCGCTCTGCCTCAAGGCGCTCGTCGAGTCCACCAACTGGAGGTACGCGTCCGGCGAGATGGTGAACGAGGTCTGCCTGAAGGTGGCCGGGGCGATGCACGACAAGGCGACGCGGTCCAATGCGCACATGGGCCTCGCGATGGCGCTGGTGAAGCACAATGGCCTGATTGCGGAGGCGTACGCGAGGTCCATTGTGCGGTCCGGGCTGCAGATTCTTGATGGGGACACAGCGGAGAGCAGCTCCCAGAAGCGCCTCTCGGCGATCCAGATGATCAATTTCTTCATGAAGTTTGTTGATCCTAGATGCTTATCTTCCGAGCTTGGCAAGGTGATTGATGTCATGGAGCAATGCCAGAATGACTGCATGCCATTTGTCCGTGGCGCTGCGTTTGAGGCATCTCAGAGTGCGAAGCGCATCGCTGCACAGAAGGGGTCAAGGCATGAGGTTGGCACAAGCCCAATGATTGGCTCCAACTTTCACAAGAGAAGAGCGAAGAGCCCTTGCAGGAGCCTCTGGAGTGCCGAGGGCAGCCCTGCAAGCTCTACAGTGGCTGCTTCGCCAGTTCAGTTCCGATCCCCTGAATCACATGTTGTGGATTCGTCCATCATGAATGGCAGTACGATCACTGAATCGCCGGTCTCAGTGGGGCAGTCCTCTTGCAACTTTGATCAGAGTCGGCGCACAAACAGGAGGTTGTGGAACAATGATGGTGTGGATGTTTCACTGAAGGATGGCTTATTCATTCAACTCTGCTCAAACAGCAAGGATTATGAAgatgacttgggcgaggtctgTGACAGTGAGGTGACTGATGCTAACTTTGAGTGCACTGATACATTTGCAGGATTTGTGTCACCAAGCCCCAATGGCACCATATCAAGAGACAGGACTCCCAGTCCCAAG GCTTATGATAAACCAATCAGTATTGATGATGTGAAGTTATACTCAACGCCAAGGAAGCTTCTTCGATCACTTCAGAGGTCATATGATTCTGACTCTGCTAGCCATGATGAACATTCCACTGCAAAACACAACAGCTCGTCATCATCAGATGAGGAACTAGGGGAAACATCTGAAGTGGTGCCATCTCTGCATTTGGACAACAAGACTGTAGAGATGAAGGATGAAACTGAAACCATTGATATGCAGAACAGCAATGGTAGGACTGAGACTCTGTCCAACGAAGATGAATCAGGACTGTCCGCTATTGAGGCTGAGAACACATCCTGCAAGGCCGCCCCTGAAATTGAACGCAAAGAGAATGATGTCTGCATTACAAGCAGCAGAAGGAAGACCAGGACATATAGGACGAAATTCACTTTCCTTCTGAGCATGATTGTCATAGTTTTAGCAGTGATTGCTGTTTTAATTAGGATAGATAGCTATGATGATTCAGTGGGTCTTGTCCCCACTTGA